One part of the Marichromatium purpuratum 984 genome encodes these proteins:
- a CDS encoding methyl-accepting chemotaxis protein produces MAKRETLNPRKRRLGGSRQITRALALLALTFAVLALLGYLRLDRVDAAHLRLSAQASTAATTVAGLAADSTLLLQGDEAATQRLRQARARLRDALGGEAGALRSDLVGLEQPWRAARDGWTGVRVELERLLGAGEAPLVAHRAVREARALVVRAEAALVRAGERLATSEIAPAQALRLGRQSARLARIETLLAELPAAEERARQVSETLARESEALEAALSTLVEVAPAPRGVLEEAQRVSAALVAALDTVFEQSVAASQAFDAEAALLVGAERLERALAELAAAYRAAPLRFPLGPLEVGATVVLATAGAALLSLALLALYSVREAHRREELSTAQSERDEQAILRLLDEMGNLANGDLTVEASVTEDKTGAIADAINYAVEALRALVTTINETASRVNRSAQDSRTISTRLAEASTAQSQQIQQASTAVQSLTQQIDEVARHAGESAEVASRSVEVAGRGAQTVRDTIQGMDAIRDQIQETAKRIKRLGESSQEIGEIVELIDDIADQTNILALNAAMQAAMAGEAGRGFAVVADEVQRLAERSRNATKQIEVLVRTIQADTNEAVSSMEASTSGVVEGANLAENAGDALHEIENVSAYIADLTKRIADSAQRQSRQSAEINDTVQAIRALTEENNDGTRRAATSVEQLANLATELQHSVAGFRLP; encoded by the coding sequence ATGGCGAAACGAGAGACGCTCAACCCACGCAAGAGACGGCTGGGCGGGTCGCGACAGATCACCCGGGCGTTGGCGCTGCTGGCGCTGACCTTCGCGGTGCTGGCGCTGCTCGGCTATCTCCGGCTCGACCGGGTCGATGCCGCTCACCTGCGCCTCTCGGCCCAGGCGAGCACTGCTGCGACCACGGTGGCCGGGCTGGCGGCCGACAGCACCCTGCTGTTGCAGGGGGACGAGGCGGCGACGCAGCGTCTGCGCCAGGCCCGCGCCCGGCTGCGCGATGCGCTCGGCGGCGAGGCCGGTGCGCTGCGCTCCGATCTCGTCGGGCTGGAACAGCCGTGGCGTGCCGCGCGCGACGGTTGGACCGGAGTGCGTGTCGAACTCGAACGTCTGCTCGGTGCTGGTGAGGCGCCGCTGGTCGCGCACCGCGCGGTGCGCGAGGCGCGCGCGCTGGTGGTGCGTGCCGAGGCCGCGCTCGTGCGTGCCGGGGAGCGTCTCGCGACGAGTGAGATCGCGCCGGCACAGGCGCTGCGCCTGGGGCGGCAGTCGGCGCGGCTGGCGCGGATCGAGACCCTGCTCGCCGAGCTGCCCGCCGCCGAGGAGCGGGCCCGGCAGGTGAGCGAGACCCTGGCACGTGAGAGCGAGGCCCTGGAGGCGGCGCTGAGCACGCTGGTCGAGGTGGCGCCGGCGCCGCGTGGTGTGCTCGAGGAGGCGCAGCGGGTCTCGGCGGCGCTCGTCGCCGCGCTCGATACGGTGTTCGAGCAGTCCGTGGCGGCGAGTCAGGCCTTCGATGCCGAGGCGGCTCTTCTCGTCGGTGCCGAGCGACTCGAGCGCGCGCTCGCTGAACTCGCCGCAGCCTATCGCGCCGCGCCCCTGCGCTTCCCGCTGGGTCCCCTGGAGGTCGGCGCCACCGTGGTGCTGGCGACTGCCGGTGCCGCCTTGCTCAGCCTGGCGCTGCTGGCGCTCTACTCGGTGCGCGAGGCGCATCGGCGCGAGGAACTCTCCACCGCCCAGAGCGAGCGTGACGAGCAGGCGATCCTGCGCCTGCTCGACGAGATGGGCAATCTCGCCAACGGCGATCTCACCGTCGAGGCCTCGGTCACCGAGGACAAGACCGGGGCGATCGCCGACGCCATCAACTATGCCGTCGAGGCCTTGCGCGCCCTGGTCACCACCATCAACGAGACCGCCTCGCGGGTGAATCGCTCGGCGCAGGACAGTCGCACCATCTCGACGCGCCTGGCCGAGGCGAGCACCGCGCAGTCGCAGCAGATCCAGCAGGCCTCCACCGCGGTACAGTCGCTCACCCAGCAGATCGACGAGGTGGCGCGCCATGCCGGCGAGTCGGCCGAGGTCGCCTCGCGCTCGGTCGAGGTCGCCGGGCGCGGTGCGCAGACGGTACGCGATACCATCCAGGGGATGGACGCCATCCGCGACCAGATCCAGGAGACGGCCAAGCGCATCAAGCGTCTCGGCGAAAGCTCCCAGGAGATCGGCGAGATCGTCGAGCTGATCGACGACATCGCCGATCAGACCAACATCCTCGCGCTCAACGCCGCGATGCAGGCGGCGATGGCCGGCGAGGCCGGTCGCGGTTTCGCCGTGGTGGCCGACGAGGTGCAGCGCCTGGCCGAGCGTTCGCGCAACGCCACCAAGCAGATCGAGGTGCTGGTGCGCACCATCCAGGCCGACACCAACGAGGCGGTCAGCTCGATGGAGGCGAGCACCTCCGGGGTGGTCGAGGGCGCCAACCTGGCCGAGAACGCCGGCGACGCGCTGCACGAGATCGAGAACGTCTCGGCCTACATCGCCGACCTCACCAAGCGCATCGCCGACTCGGCGCAACGTCAGTCGCGCCAGTCGGCCGAGATCAACGACACCGTCCAGGCGATTCGCGCACTCACCGAGGAGAACAACGACGGCACCCGACGTGCCGCGACCTCGGTCGAGCAGCTGGCCAACCTCGCCACCGAGCTGCAGCACTCGGTGGCCGGATTCCGCCTGCCCTGA
- a CDS encoding chemotaxis protein CheW, with the protein MTETAAGGELHALIRQLDASCRAQRTALPHDAPPPDSWAAVLFRVRDLKFLTPLEQIAEVLEVPVEITRVPGTQPWFLGVANNRGTLLPISDLAVLTQGGQPGERRVPPGRRRARDRVLVARQVESPCGLVVSETLGMRHVRHDARVETLPEGLGLSARYIDAAYRVDDESVAVLRLERLLADPLFNAALG; encoded by the coding sequence ATGACCGAGACCGCTGCCGGGGGCGAGCTGCACGCCTTGATCCGCCAGCTCGACGCCAGCTGTCGCGCCCAGCGCACCGCGCTCCCTCATGACGCGCCCCCGCCCGACAGCTGGGCGGCGGTGCTGTTCCGGGTGCGAGACCTGAAGTTTCTGACCCCCTTGGAGCAGATCGCCGAGGTGCTCGAGGTCCCGGTCGAGATCACTCGCGTGCCCGGTACCCAGCCGTGGTTTCTCGGGGTTGCCAACAATCGCGGTACCCTGCTGCCGATCAGCGACCTGGCGGTGCTGACCCAAGGGGGACAGCCCGGCGAGCGCCGTGTCCCGCCGGGGCGACGGCGCGCCCGCGATCGGGTGCTGGTGGCGCGTCAGGTCGAGTCACCCTGCGGGTTGGTGGTCTCGGAGACGCTCGGCATGCGCCATGTCCGTCATGACGCCCGGGTCGAGACCCTGCCCGAGGGGTTGGGGTTGAGCGCACGCTATATCGATGCGGCCTATCGGGTCGACGACGAGTCGGTGGCGGTGCTGCGTCTGGAGCGGCTGCTGGCCGATCCCCTGTTCAATGCCGCACTCGGCTGA
- a CDS encoding response regulator, with protein sequence MRPFFRKTDATADDATQPPPPGARVLVVDDSPTETRIFAKVLTQAGYQVETATNGEEAIAVARRSHPDLILMDVVMPVLNGFQATRMLQRDAETADIPVIMVTTKDQQTDRTWGLRQGAVDYLVKPIDAATLLARVRVALEG encoded by the coding sequence ATGAGACCTTTCTTTCGCAAGACGGACGCGACCGCCGACGACGCCACCCAGCCGCCGCCCCCTGGCGCCAGGGTGCTGGTGGTCGACGATTCCCCGACCGAGACCCGGATCTTCGCCAAGGTCCTCACCCAGGCGGGTTACCAGGTCGAGACCGCGACCAACGGCGAGGAGGCGATCGCCGTCGCGCGCCGCTCGCACCCGGACCTCATCCTGATGGATGTCGTCATGCCGGTGCTCAACGGCTTCCAGGCCACGCGGATGCTGCAGCGCGATGCCGAGACCGCCGACATCCCGGTGATCATGGTGACCACCAAGGATCAGCAGACCGATCGTACCTGGGGGCTGCGTCAGGGCGCAGTCGATTACCTGGTCAAGCCGATCGACGCGGCGACCCTGCTCGCCCGGGTGCGCGTGGCGCTGGAGGGCTGA
- a CDS encoding response regulator, with protein sequence MTDPSDHADLTGAKILVIDDSKTIRRTAENLLAKAGCEVMVAADGFEALGKIVSFRPDLVFVDIMMPRLDGYHTCALIKGNATLRHTPVVMLSSKDGLFDRAKGRLVGAQLYLSKPFTGEELLAAVRDNLGRAPERSPSGS encoded by the coding sequence GTGACGGATCCTTCGGACCATGCCGATCTGACCGGCGCCAAGATCCTGGTGATCGATGACAGCAAGACCATCCGCCGGACCGCGGAGAATCTGCTGGCCAAGGCCGGCTGCGAGGTCATGGTCGCCGCCGACGGCTTCGAGGCCCTGGGCAAGATCGTCTCCTTCAGACCCGACCTGGTGTTCGTCGACATCATGATGCCGCGTCTCGACGGCTATCACACCTGTGCCCTGATCAAGGGCAATGCCACGCTCCGCCATACCCCGGTGGTGATGCTCTCGAGCAAGGACGGACTCTTCGACCGTGCCAAGGGCCGGCTGGTCGGGGCTCAACTCTATCTCTCCAAGCCGTTCACCGGAGAGGAACTATTGGCAGCGGTGCGCGACAACCTCGGTCGCGCCCCCGAACGGAGCCCGTCGGGCTCGTGA
- the gshB gene encoding glutathione synthase: protein MSIDIGIVMDPIGSINTKKDSSLAMLLAAQRRGWRPWYMELGDLALDGDRALGRMRPLEVRDDPADWYTLGEPEVRPLGALDALLMRKDPPFDMEYVFSTYLLEHAQSAGCLVVNDPRSLRDANEKLFTARFPQCTPPTLVTAAARDIRAFLEHHGEIVLKPLDGMGGASVFRVGAHDPNLGVIIETLTQHGHRYCMAQRYLPEIVDGDKRILMVDGEPVPYCLARIPAPGESRGNLAAGASAEARALSTRERWIAEQVGPELRARGILFAGLDVIGDHLTEINVTSPTCIRELDAAHGLDIAGALMDRIAARLNARD, encoded by the coding sequence ATGAGCATCGACATCGGCATCGTGATGGACCCGATCGGGTCGATCAACACCAAGAAGGACAGCAGCCTCGCCATGCTGCTGGCGGCGCAACGGCGTGGCTGGCGGCCCTGGTACATGGAGCTCGGCGACCTCGCGCTCGACGGCGATCGCGCGCTCGGGCGGATGCGTCCGCTGGAGGTCCGCGACGACCCCGCCGACTGGTACACCCTGGGCGAGCCCGAGGTCCGTCCGCTCGGCGCGCTCGATGCCCTGCTGATGCGCAAGGACCCGCCGTTCGACATGGAGTACGTGTTCTCGACCTATCTGCTCGAGCACGCCCAGAGCGCCGGCTGTCTAGTGGTCAACGATCCGCGCAGCCTGCGCGACGCCAACGAGAAGCTGTTCACCGCGCGCTTCCCGCAGTGCACTCCGCCGACCCTGGTGACCGCCGCAGCGCGCGACATCCGCGCCTTTCTCGAACACCACGGCGAGATCGTGCTCAAACCGCTCGACGGCATGGGCGGGGCCTCGGTATTCCGGGTCGGCGCTCACGACCCCAATCTCGGGGTCATCATCGAGACCCTGACCCAGCACGGCCATCGCTACTGCATGGCACAGCGCTATCTGCCCGAGATCGTCGACGGCGACAAGCGGATCCTGATGGTCGACGGCGAGCCGGTACCCTATTGTCTGGCGCGCATCCCCGCGCCCGGCGAGAGCCGGGGCAATCTCGCAGCCGGGGCCAGCGCCGAGGCGCGAGCGCTGAGCACACGCGAACGCTGGATCGCCGAACAGGTCGGCCCCGAGCTGCGCGCGCGCGGCATCCTGTTCGCGGGGCTGGACGTGATCGGCGATCACCTCACCGAGATCAATGTCACCAGCCCCACCTGCATCCGCGAACTCGACGCCGCTCACGGACTCGATATCGCTGGCGCACTGATGGATCGCATCGCGGCCCGACTCAACGCCCGGGACTGA
- a CDS encoding FAD:protein FMN transferase, producing the protein MSFTHPLSVVVRSALLAPLLLALFALGGCREATPVNTTRLQAFGESLDLTLVGVAPEQATRARAELAEDFAFRTRAWDPWVSGVLADLNRRLATGTPVTAPPSVLPLLRTGQRLAAQSEGLYNPALGRLITLWGFDRTPPYANPPTQGQLETLLTSTPRIDQVELDGIEIRVADPRIQLDFGRLAPALAIDLAIARLRELGIVNALIQRDGAWRASGDRGGQPWRVPILRAGGSGVLAIVALRRDEALGSVADHQRDFIHQSVIYHDVLDPRSGRPARDSRAVTVLLPDLATATVAARALFVAGPEHWLEVAQRMGVTEALLVDRSGEVHVTQALWNRLERVDPGARIHRVNPITTEAATIAP; encoded by the coding sequence ATGTCGTTCACGCACCCCCTGTCGGTCGTCGTCCGCTCCGCCCTGCTGGCGCCACTGCTGCTCGCGCTGTTCGCCCTCGGCGGCTGCCGCGAAGCCACGCCGGTGAACACCACCAGGCTGCAGGCCTTCGGCGAATCGCTCGACCTCACCCTGGTCGGGGTCGCGCCCGAGCAGGCCACACGCGCCCGGGCGGAACTCGCCGAGGATTTCGCCTTCCGCACCCGCGCCTGGGACCCCTGGGTATCGGGTGTCCTGGCCGATCTCAACCGGCGACTGGCCACCGGCACACCGGTCACCGCCCCACCCTCGGTATTGCCCCTGCTGCGCACCGGGCAGCGGCTCGCCGCACAGAGCGAAGGGCTCTACAATCCCGCCCTCGGCAGGCTGATCACGCTCTGGGGGTTCGATCGCACCCCGCCATACGCCAACCCGCCGACCCAGGGGCAGCTCGAAACACTGCTCACCTCGACACCGCGCATCGATCAGGTCGAACTCGACGGCATCGAGATCCGCGTCGCCGACCCCAGGATCCAGCTCGACTTCGGCCGACTGGCGCCAGCGCTGGCCATCGACCTGGCGATCGCGCGGCTGCGCGAGCTGGGTATCGTCAACGCCCTGATCCAACGCGACGGCGCCTGGCGTGCCAGTGGCGATCGTGGCGGCCAACCCTGGCGGGTGCCGATCCTGCGCGCCGGTGGCTCCGGGGTGCTGGCCATCGTCGCGCTGCGTCGCGACGAGGCGCTGGGCAGCGTGGCCGACCACCAGCGCGACTTCATCCACCAGAGTGTGATCTATCATGACGTGCTCGACCCGCGCAGCGGTCGCCCGGCGCGCGACAGCCGTGCGGTCACCGTGCTCCTGCCCGACCTGGCCACCGCCACCGTGGCCGCCCGCGCGCTGTTCGTCGCCGGCCCCGAGCACTGGCTCGAGGTCGCACAGCGGATGGGGGTGACCGAGGCGCTGCTGGTCGATCGCAGCGGCGAGGTCCACGTCACCCAGGCACTGTGGAACCGGCTCGAACGCGTCGACCCGGGCGCCCGCATCCACCGCGTCAACCCGATCACCACCGAGGCCGCAACCATCGCCCCATGA